The Ignavibacteriales bacterium genome includes a region encoding these proteins:
- a CDS encoding SPOR domain-containing protein: MKYWLHSPLFAAVLLMLSGCGSSGSLQKDTAAASEEREQKVPLSRYEKAFNPSDYDVEILEIQRQHVIELERAAAEHRQDSVIVESTFTQGYRIQIFATGSIDEANAMRMTAAQRVTEDSLYVVYDSPTYKVRVGDFPTRSEANQKLAAIVAQGFSDAWVVGDRIVQRKLVRVPSQPSPKNN; the protein is encoded by the coding sequence ATGAAGTACTGGCTACATTCGCCGCTTTTCGCCGCAGTCCTGCTCATGCTTTCCGGTTGCGGCTCTTCCGGTAGTCTGCAGAAAGATACTGCTGCCGCTTCCGAGGAACGGGAGCAAAAGGTCCCCCTTTCCCGCTACGAAAAAGCCTTCAACCCTTCCGACTACGATGTCGAAATATTAGAAATCCAGCGCCAGCACGTGATAGAACTGGAACGAGCAGCAGCAGAACATCGGCAGGACAGCGTCATCGTAGAATCGACATTCACGCAAGGCTATCGTATACAGATTTTCGCCACGGGCAGCATCGACGAAGCAAATGCCATGCGTATGACCGCCGCACAAAGGGTCACCGAAGATTCCCTCTACGTCGTCTATGACTCACCGACGTACAAAGTCAGGGTCGGCGACTTCCCCACACGCTCCGAAGCGAATCAGAAGCTTGCGGCGATCGTGGCGCAGGGGTTTTCCGATGCCTGGGTCGTGGGCGACAGAATCGTGCAGCGAAAACTTGTTCGCGTCCCTTCACAACCCTCCCCGAAGAACAACTAG
- a CDS encoding vitamin B12-dependent ribonucleotide reductase, with translation MLEKATISTPVEAERAEQSNDIRGLKFQRYFSKPGVHPFDEVEWELRTAVISNEKGEKIFEQKDVEIPKSWSMTATNVVVSKYFHGKLGSSQRERSVKQLIERVARTITNWGLKDEYFASQEDGDIFYNELTALLVNQQMSFNSPVWFNVGNEEHPQCSACFINSVQDSMDSILTLAKTEGMLFKWGSGTGSNLSTLRSSKESLGGGGTASGPVSFMRGYDAFAGVIKSGGKTRRAAKMVILNVEHPDITEFINCKADEEKKAWALIEAGYDGGFNVPGGAYDSVFYQNANHSIRVSDEFMKAFLEDREWVTRAVTSGKPVDKYRARDMMRQISDASWICGDPGMQYHTTINSWHTCPNTAPINASNPCSEYMFLDDTACNLASLNLMKFRRPDGEFDVEAFRKAVQITITAMEIEVGNASYPTPAIGQNSFDYRPLGLGYANLGALLMARGLAYDSDEGRAFAGAITSLMCGEAYKQSAFVAKEMGPFKGYAANREPMLNVMQKHGIHAERIDKELLPADLWDASNDVWKDVVRYGKQHGFRNSQSTVLAPTGTIGFMMDCDTTGVEPDIALVKYKKLVGGGLMKIVNQTVPEALRKLGYDGEQIEHIVAYIDNNDTIERSPHLREEHLPVFDCAFKPANGERSIQYMGHIKMMAAVQPFLSGAISKTVNMPSDVTADNIQQAYVEAWRLGLKSIAVYRDGCKRTQPLSTSLDAKKEAPKAHPLRRRLPDERQSITHKFSIAGHEGYITVGMFEDGMPGEVFITMSKEGSTISGMMDSFATSISIALQYGVPLKVLVDKFSHARFEPSGFTNNPEIPIAKSISDYIFRWLGLKFLAKGDAPTTGSITPTVPEVATQPVIRQQDSTQRGTSALERNEKVVFQTQADAPPCHECGSIMIRSGSCYKCLQCGSTSGCS, from the coding sequence ATGCTTGAGAAGGCGACGATTTCGACGCCCGTAGAAGCTGAGCGCGCTGAACAATCCAACGATATTCGTGGATTGAAATTTCAGCGCTATTTTTCGAAGCCAGGAGTTCACCCGTTTGATGAAGTTGAATGGGAGTTGCGCACTGCTGTGATTTCGAACGAAAAGGGAGAGAAGATTTTTGAACAGAAGGACGTCGAGATACCGAAGTCTTGGTCTATGACCGCTACGAACGTCGTTGTCTCGAAGTACTTCCATGGCAAACTTGGCTCCTCACAGCGTGAACGGAGTGTCAAACAACTCATCGAACGCGTTGCACGGACGATCACCAACTGGGGTCTCAAGGATGAGTATTTCGCCAGTCAGGAAGATGGCGATATCTTCTACAACGAACTGACGGCCCTCCTGGTCAACCAGCAAATGTCGTTCAACAGCCCCGTCTGGTTCAACGTGGGGAACGAGGAACATCCGCAGTGTTCTGCGTGCTTCATCAATTCGGTGCAGGATTCGATGGATTCGATCCTGACGCTGGCCAAGACAGAGGGCATGCTTTTCAAATGGGGATCCGGCACAGGCTCGAACCTCTCTACTCTGCGATCCTCGAAGGAATCTCTCGGCGGCGGCGGCACGGCCTCAGGCCCGGTCTCTTTTATGAGAGGATATGATGCATTCGCCGGCGTCATTAAGTCGGGCGGCAAGACCCGGCGCGCGGCAAAGATGGTCATTCTGAACGTTGAGCACCCTGACATCACAGAGTTTATCAACTGCAAGGCCGACGAAGAGAAGAAGGCATGGGCGCTCATCGAAGCCGGCTACGATGGCGGTTTCAACGTCCCCGGCGGCGCCTACGATTCCGTGTTTTACCAGAACGCAAACCACTCGATCCGCGTCAGCGACGAGTTTATGAAGGCCTTCCTGGAAGACAGGGAATGGGTCACAAGAGCAGTCACTTCCGGAAAACCGGTCGACAAGTACCGCGCACGTGACATGATGCGACAAATCTCCGATGCGTCGTGGATCTGCGGCGACCCCGGCATGCAGTATCACACGACGATCAACAGCTGGCACACCTGCCCGAACACTGCTCCGATCAATGCCTCCAATCCGTGCAGCGAGTATATGTTCCTCGACGACACGGCCTGCAACCTTGCATCGCTCAATCTTATGAAGTTCCGCCGCCCCGACGGAGAATTTGACGTTGAAGCGTTCCGGAAAGCTGTCCAGATCACGATCACCGCGATGGAGATCGAGGTCGGTAACGCCAGCTACCCGACGCCCGCAATCGGGCAGAACAGCTTTGACTACAGACCGCTCGGCCTTGGTTACGCAAACCTCGGCGCCCTGCTGATGGCACGCGGCCTTGCTTATGACAGCGACGAAGGACGCGCCTTCGCGGGTGCAATCACATCCCTGATGTGCGGTGAAGCGTACAAGCAGTCAGCGTTCGTTGCAAAGGAGATGGGACCGTTCAAAGGATATGCGGCCAACCGGGAACCGATGCTCAACGTGATGCAGAAGCATGGCATCCATGCCGAGCGAATCGACAAGGAACTCCTCCCGGCAGATCTATGGGACGCTTCGAATGATGTCTGGAAAGATGTCGTGAGGTACGGAAAGCAGCATGGGTTCAGAAACTCCCAGTCCACCGTGCTTGCGCCCACCGGAACCATTGGCTTCATGATGGACTGCGACACTACCGGCGTGGAACCCGATATCGCCCTGGTGAAGTACAAGAAACTGGTCGGCGGCGGACTGATGAAGATCGTCAACCAGACCGTCCCCGAAGCGCTTCGCAAACTCGGGTACGATGGCGAACAGATCGAACATATCGTCGCCTACATCGACAATAATGACACGATCGAACGCTCACCGCATCTGCGGGAAGAGCATCTCCCGGTCTTCGACTGCGCGTTCAAGCCAGCCAACGGCGAGCGGTCGATCCAGTATATGGGACATATCAAGATGATGGCGGCCGTGCAACCGTTCCTCTCCGGAGCCATCTCCAAGACTGTGAACATGCCGTCCGACGTCACTGCCGATAATATCCAGCAGGCGTACGTGGAAGCGTGGAGATTGGGTTTGAAATCCATTGCGGTCTATCGCGACGGCTGCAAACGCACACAGCCCCTCAGCACGTCACTCGACGCGAAGAAAGAGGCTCCGAAGGCGCATCCGCTGCGCCGCCGCCTCCCGGACGAACGTCAGTCGATCACGCACAAGTTCAGCATCGCAGGACACGAGGGCTACATCACCGTCGGCATGTTCGAAGACGGGATGCCCGGCGAGGTCTTCATTACGATGTCCAAAGAGGGCTCCACGATATCGGGCATGATGGACTCCTTTGCAACTTCGATCTCCATTGCCCTGCAATATGGGGTTCCATTGAAGGTGTTGGTGGACAAGTTCAGCCACGCGCGGTTCGAGCCATCCGGGTTCACGAACAATCCCGAGATCCCGATCGCCAAATCGATCAGCGATTACATTTTCCGTTGGCTCGGCCTGAAGTTTCTCGCGAAGGGCGACGCCCCAACAACCGGCAGCATCACACCGACGGTTCCTGAAGTTGCTACTCAGCCCGTGATCCGTCAGCAGGATTCAACACAACGGGGTACCTCAGCTCTGGAACGCAACGAGAAAGTCGTCTTCCAAACACAGGCCGATGCTCCCCCCTGCCATGAATGCGGAAGCATCATGATCCGCAGCGGAAGCTGCTACAAATGCCTGCAGTGCGGATCAACGAGCGGATGTTCCTGA
- a CDS encoding dipeptidase codes for MRTFLVRLTILLSFATLSLTARQAPQDKAMLARAQKLAQQFVIIDTHVDVPFRLKMKFEDISKLTPEGNFDYVRAKQGGLNAPFMSIYIPADYEKTGGGKQLADSLIDMVVKFSKDWPKQFAVATSTKDVTSQFKRGVISLCMGMENGTPIEHDLKNVQYFYDRGIRYITLAHALSNHISDSSYDTTRVWRGLSFFGRRLIAEMNRVGIMVDISHVTDEAFYEVMNITRTPVIASHSSCRAFTPGFERNMSDDMITRLAKNGGVIQINFGSSFLREDYQKTESVQEKEVRAYFKEHHLKFGDPEAETYLKQYRNDHPVTFADVTDVANHIDHVVKLVGVEYVGLGSDFDGVGDSLPTGLKDVSMYPNLIYELLKRGYSEKDIQKICGGNLLRVWSQVEQRAKELQAE; via the coding sequence ATGAGGACATTCCTCGTCAGGCTCACGATTCTTCTTTCATTCGCAACGTTGTCACTCACCGCCCGGCAAGCTCCACAGGACAAGGCGATGCTGGCAAGGGCACAGAAGCTCGCCCAACAGTTTGTCATCATCGATACGCACGTCGACGTCCCTTTTCGCCTGAAGATGAAGTTCGAAGATATTTCGAAGCTGACTCCGGAGGGGAATTTCGACTACGTTCGGGCAAAGCAAGGCGGCCTGAATGCACCGTTCATGTCGATCTACATCCCTGCCGATTATGAGAAGACAGGCGGGGGGAAACAACTCGCCGACAGCCTGATCGACATGGTCGTGAAGTTCTCCAAGGACTGGCCAAAACAGTTTGCGGTCGCCACATCGACAAAGGATGTCACCAGCCAGTTCAAGCGCGGAGTGATTTCGCTCTGCATGGGGATGGAAAACGGGACGCCAATCGAACACGACCTGAAGAATGTCCAGTACTTCTACGACCGCGGCATCCGCTACATTACGCTCGCGCATGCCCTGAGTAATCACATTTCCGACTCATCCTATGACACGACCCGTGTGTGGAGAGGCCTTAGCTTCTTTGGACGCCGGCTCATCGCCGAGATGAACCGCGTCGGCATTATGGTAGACATTTCCCATGTCACGGATGAGGCATTTTACGAAGTCATGAACATCACGCGAACACCCGTCATCGCCTCCCACTCTTCGTGCAGGGCCTTCACGCCCGGATTTGAACGAAACATGTCGGATGACATGATCACGAGGTTGGCAAAGAACGGGGGCGTCATACAGATCAATTTCGGGTCATCATTCCTCCGTGAGGATTACCAGAAGACCGAATCGGTTCAGGAGAAGGAAGTCAGAGCCTACTTCAAGGAACACCACCTCAAGTTCGGCGACCCGGAGGCGGAAACGTACCTGAAACAATACCGTAACGATCATCCCGTCACGTTCGCCGATGTGACGGACGTCGCCAATCACATTGACCACGTGGTCAAGCTGGTGGGCGTGGAGTATGTCGGCCTCGGATCGGACTTTGACGGCGTTGGCGACTCGCTGCCGACAGGGCTCAAAGACGTTTCAATGTATCCCAACCTGATCTACGAGCTGTTGAAACGGGGCTATTCGGAAAAGGATATTCAGAAGATTTGCGGCGGGAATCTCCTCAGAGTGTGGTCGCAAGTGGAGCAGAGAGCGAAGGAGCTTCAAGCGGAGTAA
- a CDS encoding P1 family peptidase — protein MKRIFCLTLSFFLVSVAAFSQPNARPRLRDLGVEVGIFRTGSLNAITDVAGVRVGHLTLVQGDSVRTGVTAILPHEGNLFQEKVPAAAFVGNGFGKFVGITQLDELGQIETPILLTNTLGVWDVTNGVVDYMLALPGNEKVRSINPIVGETNDGGLNDIRGRHITRSHALEAIRQAKPGEVAEGCVGAGTGTVCFGWKGGIGTSSRILPKSLGGFTVGAIVQTNYGGVLDIAGVPVGKELQRYSFRNEVKNPGDGSCMIVIATDAPLNSAQLKRLAKRATLALGRTGSAMSHGSGDYVIAFSTAREIRLRPDDPIIQSIPRLREDDLSPLFQAVVESTEEAVYNSLLQATTTKGYRGTEVQALPLDKVREILRKYGRIK, from the coding sequence ATGAAACGAATATTCTGCCTCACCCTCTCATTCTTTCTCGTATCGGTTGCGGCCTTCTCCCAACCAAACGCACGCCCTCGCCTCAGAGACCTTGGCGTCGAGGTCGGGATTTTTCGTACTGGCTCGCTCAATGCGATAACTGATGTCGCAGGCGTGCGCGTCGGACACCTGACACTCGTGCAGGGAGACAGCGTGCGCACCGGCGTCACCGCGATACTCCCGCACGAGGGAAATCTGTTTCAGGAAAAAGTCCCCGCCGCTGCTTTTGTTGGCAACGGCTTCGGCAAGTTTGTCGGTATCACGCAACTCGATGAACTCGGCCAAATCGAGACTCCGATTTTGCTCACAAATACGCTGGGCGTTTGGGATGTCACCAACGGCGTTGTAGACTATATGCTTGCGCTCCCCGGCAATGAGAAGGTGCGGTCCATCAACCCGATCGTCGGAGAAACCAACGATGGCGGCCTCAACGACATCAGGGGAAGGCATATCACGAGATCGCATGCTCTGGAGGCGATCAGACAGGCGAAACCAGGTGAAGTTGCTGAAGGCTGTGTCGGCGCCGGTACTGGAACGGTCTGCTTCGGCTGGAAAGGAGGAATCGGGACGAGTTCGCGGATACTCCCGAAGTCTCTGGGTGGATTTACAGTCGGTGCAATCGTCCAGACGAATTACGGCGGCGTGCTGGATATCGCAGGCGTCCCCGTCGGGAAGGAATTGCAGCGTTACAGCTTTCGAAACGAAGTGAAGAATCCGGGCGACGGTTCATGCATGATCGTCATCGCGACCGACGCGCCCCTCAACAGCGCACAATTGAAACGTCTCGCAAAACGAGCGACGCTCGCTCTCGGCAGGACCGGCTCAGCCATGAGTCACGGAAGCGGTGACTACGTGATCGCTTTTTCCACGGCGCGCGAAATCCGGCTTCGCCCCGACGATCCGATCATTCAATCTATCCCCCGGCTTCGCGAAGACGACCTCTCCCCGCTCTTTCAGGCCGTTGTCGAATCGACCGAAGAAGCTGTGTACAACTCATTGCTTCAGGCAACAACGACAAAAGGATATCGCGGCACGGAGGTGCAGGCTCTGCCTTTGGACAAGGTGCGGGAGATTCTGAGGAAATACGGGCGGATCAAATAG
- the carA gene encoding glutamine-hydrolyzing carbamoyl-phosphate synthase small subunit, translating to MVAKLALENGTVFTGESFGAAGEATGEVVFNTSMTGYEEILTDPSYAGQIVTMTYPLIGNVGINSEDLESAKPQVSAFIVKEYFDFYSNFRATGSLGAWLISHNIVAIQGIDTRMLTKMIRTVGALRGVISTVDLDDTSLIAKAKGSLMMDGLDLAKVVTTRDLYNWSEVDRTPFALKTIGNRNGDGRRWNVVVYDYGVKQNILRRLTSYGCELTVVPASFAAEKVLELEPDGIFLSNGPGDPSAVKYGIQNIKKIVGKKPIFGICLGHQLLALALGGKTFKLKFGHRGANHPVKNLRTEGIEITSQNHGFAVDPSSLDTKTIEITHTNLNDGTNEGLRHKELPIFSVQYHPEASPGPHDSDYLFEQFVAMMERERVPGQR from the coding sequence TTGGTCGCAAAGCTGGCGTTAGAGAACGGGACTGTCTTTACCGGCGAGAGCTTCGGGGCTGCGGGTGAGGCCACTGGCGAGGTTGTGTTCAATACGAGCATGACCGGGTACGAGGAGATCCTTACCGATCCTTCGTATGCGGGGCAAATTGTGACCATGACGTACCCGCTCATCGGCAACGTTGGGATTAACAGCGAAGACCTCGAATCGGCGAAACCGCAGGTGTCCGCATTCATCGTGAAAGAGTACTTTGATTTCTACAGCAATTTCCGCGCTACCGGAAGTCTGGGTGCATGGCTGATCTCTCATAACATCGTTGCCATCCAGGGGATCGATACCCGGATGTTGACAAAGATGATCCGGACGGTGGGCGCTCTTCGCGGCGTTATTTCGACTGTTGACCTTGACGACACGAGCCTGATCGCAAAGGCGAAGGGTTCGCTGATGATGGATGGTCTTGATTTGGCGAAGGTTGTGACGACCAGGGATCTCTACAACTGGAGTGAGGTCGATCGGACTCCTTTTGCCCTCAAGACAATCGGCAACAGGAATGGCGATGGCCGGCGATGGAACGTGGTTGTGTACGACTACGGTGTGAAGCAGAACATCCTCCGGCGCCTGACCTCATATGGATGCGAACTGACCGTGGTCCCTGCTTCATTCGCAGCGGAGAAGGTGCTGGAATTGGAACCCGATGGAATCTTCCTTTCGAATGGCCCGGGAGATCCGTCCGCAGTGAAGTACGGCATTCAGAACATCAAGAAGATTGTCGGCAAGAAACCCATTTTCGGTATATGTCTCGGACATCAACTCTTGGCGCTTGCGCTGGGCGGGAAGACATTCAAGCTGAAATTTGGCCATCGGGGAGCGAACCATCCGGTCAAGAATCTCCGGACCGAGGGGATCGAAATCACTTCTCAGAATCACGGTTTCGCGGTGGACCCCTCATCGCTTGATACAAAGACCATCGAGATCACACACACGAACCTGAATGACGGAACGAACGAAGGGCTGCGGCACAAGGAGCTCCCGATTTTCAGTGTTCAATACCATCCGGAAGCATCGCCGGGTCCGCACGACAGCGATTACCTCTTCGAGCAATTTGTCGCGATGATGGAACGGGAGCGTGTACCTGGCCAGCGATGA
- the hrcA gene encoding heat-inducible transcriptional repressor HrcA, with protein MITPGKPEPLNERERDILHHVVFNFIQSAVPVGSRYISKHFDSQLSPATIRNVMADLEELGFLSHPHTSAGRVPTDLGYRYYVDYLMEAQSLSENEILQIEQHLTSAADADSLLKETSRLLSKISRQLSVVSSPHISSGIFEKLELISISGSRILVVISIRTGLVKTLMMEVGIEMKPEYLEQVARLLNERLSGLTLRDIRDTFVERTRDMQDERTGLIRLFIDSVDNLFDDMKDRDKVHISGTQNIIEQPEFIDPKNFRSVIELIENDDIIVHLLEKHEYIDKSFAITIGSENQDSKAKEYSIISATYDLDGVTGRVGIIGPKRMEYAKMIPLVDHVAKLVAKMMRA; from the coding sequence ATGATTACACCTGGAAAACCGGAGCCGTTGAACGAGCGGGAAAGGGATATCCTTCACCACGTCGTCTTCAATTTCATCCAGTCCGCCGTCCCGGTTGGCTCTCGGTACATCTCCAAGCATTTCGATTCCCAGTTGAGCCCGGCCACGATTCGTAACGTCATGGCCGACCTCGAGGAACTTGGATTCTTGTCGCATCCGCATACGTCCGCCGGAAGGGTTCCTACCGACCTCGGCTATCGTTATTATGTTGATTATCTGATGGAGGCTCAGTCGCTTTCGGAGAACGAGATTCTTCAGATCGAGCAGCATCTCACCAGTGCCGCTGACGCCGACTCCCTCTTGAAGGAAACTTCCAGGCTGTTGAGCAAGATTTCGAGGCAGCTCAGTGTCGTTTCCTCGCCTCATATCAGTAGCGGGATATTTGAAAAGCTCGAACTGATCTCGATCTCGGGCTCGAGAATTCTGGTCGTCATCTCCATCCGGACCGGCTTGGTCAAGACCCTGATGATGGAAGTGGGAATCGAAATGAAGCCGGAATACCTTGAGCAGGTTGCCCGCCTCCTGAATGAACGGCTGTCCGGTTTGACGCTCAGGGACATTCGCGATACATTTGTTGAACGGACTCGTGATATGCAGGACGAGCGGACAGGTCTTATCCGTCTGTTCATTGATTCTGTCGACAATCTGTTCGATGATATGAAGGATAGGGACAAGGTGCATATTTCCGGCACACAGAACATCATCGAGCAACCGGAGTTCATTGATCCGAAGAACTTCCGGAGCGTCATCGAGCTCATCGAGAACGACGATATCATCGTCCATTTGCTCGAGAAACACGAATACATCGACAAGAGCTTCGCGATTACGATTGGATCGGAAAATCAGGACAGTAAGGCGAAGGAATACAGCATCATTTCAGCAACCTATGATCTGGATGGAGTCACAGGGAGAGTCGGGATCATCGGGCCAAAGCGCATGGAATATGCCAAAATGATCCCCTTGGTCGATCATGTCGCCAAGCTTGTGGCAAAGATGATGAGGGCGTAG
- the grpE gene encoding nucleotide exchange factor GrpE, with amino-acid sequence MDDNQERMEEIKNPDAEQTEAETKPPEPSKADETAQRLAEAEKQVEYYKDLLLRKVADFDNFKKRMENDSAATLKYAKVDIIQSLLPVIDDFERSLKLSKDRRESEAFAKGVDLIYQKLVRFLDTQGVKEIDSLGKEFDVHYHDALLQVPRIDVPPHVVIEVVEKGYSLDDRVLRHAKVVVSTTPDDHGAHDVKGSPNASNPGTGTTTKREN; translated from the coding sequence ATGGATGACAATCAGGAGAGAATGGAAGAGATAAAGAACCCCGACGCGGAGCAGACTGAAGCGGAGACCAAACCGCCGGAACCATCGAAAGCTGATGAAACGGCTCAGAGGCTTGCGGAAGCTGAGAAACAGGTGGAGTATTATAAAGACCTTCTTCTGAGAAAGGTCGCGGACTTCGACAATTTCAAAAAGCGGATGGAGAACGACTCGGCCGCCACGCTGAAATACGCGAAGGTCGACATTATTCAGAGCCTCCTTCCCGTTATCGACGATTTCGAGCGGTCGCTGAAGCTCAGCAAGGACCGCCGGGAATCTGAAGCGTTCGCGAAAGGGGTTGATTTGATCTACCAGAAGCTCGTAAGGTTTCTCGACACGCAGGGAGTGAAGGAAATCGATTCCCTCGGGAAAGAATTCGATGTCCACTACCACGACGCCCTCCTTCAGGTGCCCCGCATCGACGTCCCCCCCCACGTTGTCATCGAAGTGGTCGAAAAAGGGTACTCACTGGACGATCGCGTCCTTCGCCATGCAAAAGTCGTAGTCTCCACCACTCCGGATGATCATGGAGCTCACGATGTCAAGGGTTCACCCAACGCCTCCAATCCGGGCACGGGCACTACCACGAAGCGGGAGAACTGA
- the dnaJ gene encoding molecular chaperone DnaJ, producing MAKRDYYEILGVSRTASQDEIKKAYRQMAMKYHPDRNPGNKETEEQFKEAAEAYEVLSDKEKRQRYDQFGHEGMRGMNTHDFHNVNDIFSAFGDIFGGGAGGFGGGIFDEVFGASGRGRRATRTQHGTPGADLKAKLPMTLEEIASGVEKKLKVKKQKKCDVCNGTGAKSGTGTSSCPQCSGTGELRQVSRSMFGQFVNITTCPTCGGEGRIVREPCTGCHGEGRVPGETTIKVNVPAGVSEGNYITLQGQGNAGQRGGSPGDLIVLIEEQPHQYFIRSGDDIIYDLNVSFPMAALGGDIEIPTLTGKAKLVIDPGTPSGRMLRMRDKGIPHLNGYSRGDQLVRINVWVPSKLTSKEKELLKQLAGNEHISPNEEERHGHSKTFFDKMKDAFS from the coding sequence ATGGCCAAACGAGATTATTACGAGATACTCGGCGTCTCCCGGACCGCCTCGCAGGATGAGATCAAGAAAGCGTATCGGCAGATGGCAATGAAATATCACCCCGATCGCAATCCCGGCAATAAGGAGACAGAAGAGCAATTCAAGGAAGCGGCGGAGGCATACGAAGTTCTGTCCGACAAGGAAAAACGCCAGCGGTATGACCAGTTCGGCCACGAAGGCATGCGCGGGATGAACACGCATGACTTCCACAATGTCAACGATATTTTCTCGGCCTTTGGCGACATCTTCGGAGGCGGAGCCGGAGGATTTGGCGGCGGGATCTTTGACGAGGTGTTCGGTGCTTCAGGCCGCGGCCGACGTGCGACGCGCACGCAGCATGGGACGCCCGGAGCGGACCTGAAGGCGAAGCTTCCTATGACGCTCGAAGAAATTGCTTCCGGAGTGGAGAAGAAGCTCAAGGTAAAAAAGCAGAAGAAGTGCGATGTTTGTAATGGTACCGGAGCGAAATCCGGGACCGGAACATCGAGCTGCCCGCAATGCAGCGGCACAGGCGAGTTGCGCCAGGTATCCCGGTCGATGTTTGGTCAATTCGTAAATATCACCACCTGCCCAACCTGCGGGGGCGAAGGGCGTATCGTCCGCGAACCATGCACGGGCTGCCACGGCGAAGGACGCGTCCCCGGCGAGACGACGATCAAGGTCAATGTTCCCGCCGGCGTTTCCGAGGGAAATTACATCACGCTCCAGGGACAGGGAAACGCCGGACAACGCGGCGGCTCGCCGGGAGACCTGATCGTCCTGATCGAAGAACAACCGCACCAGTATTTCATTCGCAGCGGGGACGACATTATCTACGACCTCAATGTGAGCTTTCCGATGGCTGCGCTCGGGGGCGATATCGAAATCCCCACACTGACGGGCAAAGCGAAGCTGGTGATCGATCCGGGCACCCCCTCCGGCCGCATGCTGCGCATGCGTGACAAGGGAATTCCCCACCTGAATGGCTATAGCCGGGGTGACCAGCTCGTCCGGATCAACGTCTGGGTCCCGTCAAAGCTCACATCAAAAGAAAAAGAACTTCTGAAACAGCTGGCCGGGAACGAGCACATTTCTCCGAACGAGGAAGAGCGCCACGGCCATTCGAAGACATTCTTCGACAAAATGAAGGACGCATTTTCGTAA
- a CDS encoding ComEA family DNA-binding protein — MVQRFVNWLALTRSEQRVLLFLSATLIVGSGIRLYQETYPSERRFDYRSIDSSFAVFREHLAADSTRKKQLSPGEAVNINAASKEELVALPGIGTTLAERIVSFREQEGEFGSVEDLQKVKGISKKKLEKLKPHVTVR; from the coding sequence ATGGTGCAGCGGTTCGTCAACTGGCTTGCGTTGACCCGCTCGGAACAACGAGTCTTGCTGTTCCTCTCGGCAACGCTCATTGTCGGCTCAGGTATTCGGTTGTATCAGGAGACCTATCCGTCAGAGCGCCGGTTCGACTACCGCTCCATTGACAGTTCGTTCGCAGTTTTTAGGGAGCATCTTGCGGCGGATTCCACCAGGAAAAAGCAGTTGAGTCCCGGTGAAGCGGTCAACATCAACGCCGCGTCCAAAGAGGAACTTGTCGCGCTCCCGGGTATAGGCACGACACTGGCGGAGAGAATCGTTTCATTCAGGGAGCAAGAGGGGGAGTTTGGGTCCGTTGAGGATTTGCAGAAGGTCAAAGGGATCAGCAAAAAGAAACTGGAAAAGCTCAAACCACACGTCACCGTTCGATAA